Part of the Kitasatospora sp. NBC_00374 genome is shown below.
GCGGGTGTGCGGACCGTGGTAGCCGCCGTGTGCGGCCACCACCCGGCAGAGTTCGACGAGTTCGGCGGTGGGGGCGTACATGCCGGGGGTGTAGGTGAGACCGCTGGAGAGACCGACGGCGCCCTCGCGCAGCCCCTGGGCGAGGAGTTCGCGCATCCGGGAGAGTTCGGCTCCGGTCGCGGGGCGGTCCTCCCAGCCGACCACCAGGGCGCGCAGGGTGCCGTGCGGCACCAGGTAGCAGGCGTTGGCGGCCAGGCCCGAGCGGTCCAGCCGGTCCAGGTACCCGCCGACGGTGCGCCAGTCCCAGGCGAAGCCGTCCGGGTCGCCGTTCCAGCCCGCGAGCTGGCGGCGCAGCCGGGCCAGGGTGGGCCCGTCGACGGGCGCGTAGGACAGGCCGTCCTGGCCGAGCACCTCGCAGGTGACGCCCTGGCTGACCTTGGCGAGGTGCTCGGGCTCGGTGAGCACGGCCAGGTCGGAGTGGGCGTGCATGTCGATGAAGCCGGGGGCGAGGACGAGTCCGTCGGCGTCGATCGTGCGGGCGGCCGGGGCGCCGTCGGCCTCGGCGATGACGCCGCCGGTGACCGCGAGGTCGCCGCGGCGCCGTTCGGCCCCGGTGCCGTCGATGATCCAGGCGCCCCGGACCAGGAGGTCGGGCATCAGAAGAAGGTCCTCACCAGATCGACCACGCGCGGCAGTTCGGCGTCCGAGTCGTCCAGGACGGGGATCAGGTTCCACTTGTCGAAGGCGGTGCAGGGGTGCGAGACGCCGAGCCGGACGATCTCGCCGATCCGGACCTCGGCGTCGCGCAGGAAGGCGTGCTGGTCGTTGAGCGCGGTCACGGTGCCGGCCACCGGGCCCCGGCCGCGGACCAGTTGGGGCTGCGGCAGGCCCAGGTCGTACGGGAAGTCGCGGCGGCCGCCGTCCAGCAGGGCGAGGCCGGGCTCGGGCCGCGAGACCACCCGGGACCAGCCGTGCAGTGCGGCCCGGAAGGGCTCGGCGCCCGGTGTCCGGCCGAACGGCGAGATGCCGCGGTAGAAGCCGTCGTCGTGGGCGGCGTACGCGCCGGAGCGCAGCACCACCCTGGTCCGCGGCCCGGCCAGCGGCGCGAGGTGGTCGGCGACGGTGTCGAAGAAGGCGCTGCCGCCGGCCGTGACCCAGACCTCCTCGGTCTCGAACAGGCCGGCCAGCTCGTGGTGCAGCTCCGCGAGGTGCGCCAGGTAGCGGATGACGGTGGCGACCGAGGCGTCCGAGCCGTCCGGGCCGAGCGGGCCCTCGTAGCCGCTGACCCCGGCCAGCCGCAGGCCGGGGGCCGCGTGCACGGCGCGGGCCACCTCGACGGCCTCGGCGACGGTGCGGGCGCCGGTCCGGCCGCCGGGGGCGCCGAGTTCCACGCAGACGTCCACCGGGGCCGGGGCGCCGCGCAGGGCCCGGTCCATCAGTGCGACGGAGTCGGTGGAGTCGACCCAGGAGGCGAACCGGAACTCCGGGTCGGCGGCCAGTTCGCCGGAGAGCCAGCGCAGGCCGGCCGGGTCGAGCAGGGTGTTGGCGAGGTGGATACGGCGCACGCCGAAGGCCCGGCCGACGCGCAGTTGCGGCAGGTTGGCCAGGGTGATCGCGACGGCGCCGGCGTCCAGGTGGCGCTGCCACAGCGCGGGGGCCATCGAGGTCTTGCCGTGCGGGGCGAGCTCGACCCCGGCGCGGGCGCACCAGTCCGCCATGGTGCGCAGGTTGTGGTCGAGCGCGCCCGCGTCGAGGGTGACCAGCGGGGTGCCGAGGTCGTCCAGGGTGGGGCCGCCGGCCAGGTACTCGGCGACGGTGCGGCCCCAGGCGGCGGTGGGGACGGCTTTGAAGCGCCAGTCCAACCGCTCCTCGGCGAGCTCCGCCACCCTGGCACGGTCGATGGTCTCCACCGGGACCGCCCTCCTGTTGCATTATCTGCAACGATCATTGCATCGGCTGTGCAGGTGATCTAACCTCAGGTCCAGACCACTGGTCAACGACCGCCCCCACCACCCCGCCAGGAGCCTGCCGGTGACCACCCCTGCCGCCGTGTGCATCGGCGAGTCGATGGCCGTGCTGCTGCCGGAGCGCACCGGGCCGCTGGAACACGCCGAGACCTTCCGCCGGGGCTTCGGCGGCGCGGAGTCCAACGTCGCCTGCGCGCTGGCCGGACTGGGCGTCCCGGCCGCCTGGATCAGCCGGGTCGGCGCGGACGGACTGGGCCGCAGCCTGGTCGCGCAGATCGCCGCGCACGGCGTGGACACCTCGGCGGTCGCCGTCGACCCGGACCGCCCGACCGGGCTCTACCTCAAGGAGACCGGCGCGGGCGGCGACCACCCGCACGACCTGGGCGCGGGCCGCAGCCGCCTGCACTACTACCGGCGCGGCTCCGCCGCCTCCGCGATGGGCCCCGAGGTGCTCGCCGACCCGGCCGCCGCGCCCCTGCTGGACGGCGCGAGCCTGATCCACCTGACCGGCATCACCCCCGCCCTCTCCGACAGCTGCCACCGGCTGGTCCGCTCGCTGCTGGCGGTGCCGGGCCGGCGGATCAGCTTCGACCTCAACTGGCGGCCCGCACTGTGGGCGGGCCGGGACCGGCAGGCACTGCGGTTCCTGATGAACGGATCGCAGATCGTGCTGCTCGGCGCCGACGAGGCCCGGGAGGTCCTCGGCACCGACGACCCCGAGGGACTGCGCAGGCTGCTGCCCCGCCCGGAGGTGCTGGTGCTCAAGGACGACGGGCGCCGCTCCACCGCGATCGCCCGGGACGGCTCGGTCCTCGCCGAGCCCGCGCTGCGGGTCGAGGTGGTCGAGCCGACCGGCGCCGGCGACGCCTTCGCGGCCGGCTACCTGGCGGGCGTGGTGCGCGGACTGCCGCAGGCGGGGTGCCTGCGGCTCGGCCACCTGTCGGCCGCCTCGGCGCTGACCGTCCGGGGCGACCTGGGCGCGGCCCCGCCGGCCGACGTCGTCGAGCGGCTGCTGGCCGCCGACCCGGCCGGGTGGGCCGCCACCCGGGTCGACGCCGACGGCTTCCACCCGGCGGCCGCCCGGTGAGCAGCTCGACGGTGGCCCGGGCGATGCTGCTGCTGGCCGAACTCGGCCGCGGCGAGCGGACCCTGGAGCAGTTGGCGGCCGTCCTGGACGCGCACAAGAGCACCGCGCTGCGGCTGCTGCGCCCGATGGAGGAGGCCCGGGTGGTGCAGCGCGACGCCGCGCACCGCTACCGGCTCGGCCCGCAGCTGTTCGCGCTGGCCGGGCAGGCGCTGGAGCAGCGCGGAGTACGGGCCGTCGCGGCGCCGCACCTGCGCGAGCTGAACGCGGTCACCGGCCAGACCGTGCACCTGGCCGCGTACGAGGGCGGCGAGGTGGTCTACATCGACAAGTACGACTCCCGGCACCCGGTGCGGATGTACTCCCGGATCGGGCTGCGCGCGGCGCTGCACAGCGCCGCCGTGTCCAAGGTGCTGCTGGCCGACCTGCCGCCGGCCGAGCGGCGCGAGGTGGTGGCGGGGGTCGAGTTCACCCCGTTCACCGCGAACACGCTGACCACGCCCGAGGCGCTGCTGGCCGAGCTGGAGCAGGTCGCCCGGCAGGGCTGGGCACAGGACCACGCCGAGCACGAGCCGTTCATCAACTGTGTCGCCGCGCCCGTCCGGGACGCCACCGGCCGGGTGGCCGCGGCCGTCTCGGTGTCGGTGCCGGACGTCCTGCTGACCCACGAACAGGTCCTGGCGCTGCTCCCGCGGCTGCTGGCCACCGCCGCCGCCGTCTCCGCCGACTGCGGCCACCCCGCCCCCGGCTGACCGGCCCGAGTCCGACCGAACCGCTCGGAGCCCGACCGCTCGGAGCCGAACCGACAAGGAGTGCTGGATGAAGACCGAGGTCCGTACCGACGGCGCCCCCGCCCCCGCCTGGGTGTTCTCCCAGGGGGTGCGCAAGGGCCCGCTGCTGCAGGTCTCCGGGCAGGGGCCGCAGGATCCCGCCACCTCCGCGTACCTGTACCCGGGTGACGTGAAGGCGCAGACCCTGCGCACCCTGGAGAACGTCCGGGCGGTGCTGGAGGCGGGCGGCGCGACCGTCGAGGACGTGCTGATGTTCCGGGTCTACCTCACCAGGCGGGAGGACTTCGGGCCGATGAACGAGGTGTACGGGGAGTTCATCGACCGGCACGTCCCCGAGGGCGGCGTGAAGCCGTGCCGCACCACGGTCTTCGTCGAACTGCCGCACGAGGCGATGCTGGTGGAGATCGACGCGCAGGCGTACATCGGCTGACCGGGCCGGTTCCCGGTCAGGGCGCGACCACCGGCCGCCAGGGCACCGGGCTGGAGAGGATCATCGAGCTGGTCGGCTGGCCGTAGCCGGCCAGCTTGTCGATCAGCCGCTCGAACGCGGCCATGTCGGGCACTCCGACCAGGAGGGTGCAGCAGGCGCCGCCGGTCACCCGGTGCAGCTGGAAGACCTCGGGCCAGCCGGGAACCTCGGGATCGCGCAGCAGGCAGCGCGGGGCGTTGCACTGGATCGACACCAGGGCCATCACCGTGACGCCGGCCCGGGCCGGGTCGACGTGCGCGTGGTAGCCGGCGATCACCCCGTCGGCCTCCAGCCGCCGGACCCGTTCGGCGACGGCGGGCGCGGAGAGGTTCACCCGGCGGGAGAGCTCGTTGTAGGAGAGCCTGGCGTCGGCCTGCAGTTCGGCCAGCAGGAGGCGGTCCACGGCGTCCATCACGGCTCCCGGGGTCGGCTTTGGGTTCGGAAGGCGAAACCGCCCGAAGGCCTTTCGCACGAAAGGCCAGGTGGCGGATCGGATGCCCGCCGCCCATTCAAGAGCAGCCTTCGCCACCGCACAATAGGTGCCACCCCGCCGATGGGCGGACGATCCCAGACACACCAGGAGGAACGGGTATGAACAGGGACGCCGCCGACCGGCCGAACCTCTCCTTCCGCGACGGGGAGGAGCCGGGCACCGGCACCCCGTACGCCCGCTACGTGCACCTCGACACGCTGCACAGCCTGCAGCAGCCGCGCAGCAAGGTGGCGGCGGAGTACTCGTTCATCGTCACCACCCAGGTGATGGAGCTGCTCTTCGACCTGCTGCACCACGAGTGGACGGCCGCCCAGCACGCGCTGCGCGAGGACGACCTGACCGCCGCCCTGGCCGCCGTGCGGCGCGGCACCCACGTCCAGGACGTGCTGGTCGAGTCCTGGGACCTGCTGGCCACCATGACCCCCGCCGAGTTCAACGGCTTCCGCTCGGTGCTCGGCGAGGCCTCCGGCTTCCAGTCGGCCGCCTTCCTGCGGCTGGAGTTCCTGCTCGGGAACAAGAGCGAGTCGCTGCTGCGGATGTACCAGGAAGCCCCGGCCACCCACGCCGACCTGATGAGCGCGCTGCGCTCGCCCAGCCTGTACGACGACGCGCTGGCGCTGCTGGACCGGCGCGGCGTCGCCGTCCCGCACGAGCCGGCCACCACCCGGCACCGGGCCAGCGACGAGGTCGAGCAGGCCTGGCACACGGTCTACGCCGACCCCGAGCTGGCCGAGCTGGCCCGGCTGGGCGAGGCGCTCCTGGACACCGCCGAGCGGGTCACCCGCTGGCGCCAGCGGCACTACGCGGCCGTCAAGCGCTCGATGGGCAGCAAGCCCGGCACCGGCGGCTCCAGCGGCCTGAACTGGCTCAAGCAGTCCGCCGACCAGGACGTCTTCCCCGAGCTGTGGAACGTGAGGAACGCGCTGTGACCCCCACCCGCACGGCGTGCGAGGCCCTGGACGCCGCCGACCCGCTGGCCGGCCTGCGCGCCGAGTTCGCGCTGCCCGCCGGGGTGCTCTACCTGGACGGCAACTCGCTCGGCGCACTCCCCCGCGGCACCTCGGAGCGGGTCCGCCGGATGGTCGAGCAGGAGTGGGGCGACGGCCTGATCCGCAGCTGGAACGACGCCGGCTGGTACGAGCTGCCGCAGGGCCTCGGCGAGCGACTGTCCCCGCTGCTCGGCGCCGCGCCCGGCCAGGTCGTGGTCTGCGACTCCACCTCGGTCAACCTGTTCAAGGTGCTCGGGGCCGCCCTGCGGATGCGGCCCGGGCGCCGGACGGTGCTCGCCGAGCGCTCCGCCTTCCCCACCGACCTCTACATCGCCGAGGGCGTCACCTCGCTGTTCGAGGGCGTCGAGCCGGTGCTGCTGCCGACCGCCGCCGACCTGGACCGGCTGCTGGACGCCGAGGTCGCGGCCGTGGTCCTCTCCCACGTGGACTACCGCACCGGCGAGCTGCTCGACATGGCCGCCATCACCGAACGGGTGCACCGCGCCGGGGCGTTGATGATCTGGGACGTCTGCCACAGCGCGGGCGCGCTGCCGGTCGAGTTCGACCGCTGCCAGGTCGACTTCGCCGTCGGCTGCACCTACAAGTACCTCAACGGCGGCCCCGGCGCGCCCGCCTTCCTGTACGCCGCCGAACGCCACCAGGCCGACGCCAGGCAGCCGTTGAGCGGCTGGTTCGGGCATGCCCGGCCGTTCGCCTTCGAGCCCGGCTACGCCCCCACCGAGGGTGTCCGCCGGTTCCTGACCGGCACGCCGCCGCTGCTCGGCATGGCCGCCCTGGAGGCCAGCCTGGACGTCTGGGCCAAGGTCGACCTGCACGCGGTGCGGGCCAAGAGCCTGGCGCTGAGCAGCCTGTTCCTGGAGCTGGTGGAGCCGCTCGGCCTGCCGACGGTCACGCCCCGCGAGGAGCGGCGCCGGGGCAGCCAGGTGTCGCTGCGGCACCCGGACGGCTACGCCGTGATGCAGGCCCTGATCGAACGCGGGGTGATCGGCGACTTCCGCGCCCCCGACCTGCTGCGGTTCGGCTTCACCCCGCTCTACGTCTCGTACACCGACGTGTGGGACGCCGCCCGGCAGCTGGCCGAGGTGCTGGACAGCGGCGAGTGGCGGCAGGAGCGGTTCAGCCGACAGGGGGCGGTGACGTAGCGAAGGCGTTCTCCAGCGCCTCCCAGGACAGCGGCCGGCCGGCCGGGATCCGGGTCTCGTGCGCCACCTGCACGATCCGCACGGCCAGCCGGTGCACCGTCAGCTCGTACGGGCCGCGGCCGCGGCCGGTACGCATCAGCGCGTACAGACCGGCGCCCAGCGGGTCACTGCCGGGGCCGACGTGCTCCAGGCCGAGCCGGCGGGCCGGGTCCGGCAGGGCGGCCGCCTCGGTGGGCAGCCACGGCACCGGGACGATCCCGCTCGACCAGCCGGTGGCCGTCCGGGCGGACCGCTCGGCCCGGCGGGCGAAGCCGTACCACTCCCGGCCGCAGCGCTCGTCGGCGAAGTAGCGGGGCGAGTAGAGCGGGACGAACACCCGGCAGCCGGCCAGCGCCTCGGTGATCTGCCAGCGGGCCCAGCTGTCCAGCTCCGCGCCGCGGTCGGCGAATCCGGCCGGGACGGAGGCGGGCAGGTCGGTCAGCTGCAGCACCTCCTCGCTCAGGTCGTCGAACAGCTGGTCCACCCAGCGGTCGGCGGCCGGGCCGCGGGAGTAGCTGAGGAAGAAGTACGGCCGGGGCGTCTCCAGCGGCTGGGTCTCCCGCCGCCGCGGACCGGAGTGCGTGGGCCGGCCGCCCACCGGGCCCAGGCCGATCGGGAGCGCGGCGTTGCGCGAGAGCGGGAAGGAGCGCCCGCCCTCCGGCTCGCGGACCCCGAACGACGGCGCGGGCTGCTCGAACAGCGCCAGCGAGATCACCTGGCTCGTCGTCAGCTCCCGCCCGAGCGCCGGGTCGCCCTGCCGCAGCGCGGCGGCCAGACAGCCCGCGACGGAGCGCTCGGCCGGATCCCGGACCCCCATCACCAGATGCCCGTCCAGCTGCACGCTCGGCGTCGGTACCGGCTCCGCCGAGGGCTCGGCGAAACCGTCCAGGATCAGCAGCCGCTTGGCCGCGGAGGCCCCGGCGACCAGCGCCGCCACCGCCTGCCAGCCGACGGACGGCGCACGTTCCCCCGCCGCCGGGGCCGCCTCCGTCCCCGGCACCGGTGCCGGGCCGCCGAGGTGGACGATCAGCGCGTCCTCCGCCTCCTGCGCGGCCCGTCGCAGCGCCCGCAGGAAGCCCTCAGGGTCGTCCTCGCCGAGCCAGATGTGCCGGCGGTCCAGCCCCACCAGGTAGGGATCGGCCAACGCCTCGGCCAGCGCGGCCAGTTCACGCAGCGCACGGTACTCGTCCGAGCGTCGCGGCTCACCCGCCTCCTGCCGGGATGTGGTGAGCAGCAGCACCGCCCGGGAGCGCTCCGGGTCGGGCAGCCCCTCGGCCGCCGGCGGCACCGGCGGCGGGTGCGGGCCGCTCGGCCGGAGCGGCGGTACGGGTGCCGGCTCCGGTTCGGCGACCGCCTCGTACGGCTGGAGCTCCGCCCGGCCCGGTGTCCCCAGCAGTTGCAGGGCGTCCGGATCGACCAGCGCGAACGGGCGCTGCTCCAGCAGGGCGGCCACGCCGCCGCGGTCGGTGGGGGCCAGCGCCCGGAACGAGCCGAGCGGGGCGGTGGCGCGGTCCGAGGCGTCGGCCAGTTCGCCGCCGATCCGGGTCAGCAGGTCGACGGCCTGGTGCGCCACCGAACGCGGCACGGTACCCAGCAGCACGTCCCGTACCCCGGCCCGGAAGTCGAAGTACCCGCGGCGGCCGGTGTGTTCCCGCAGCAGGCCGCTCACCACGATCTCGGCCAGGTGCTGCGGCTGCGGCCGGGCGAACCCGGCCCGCTGGAGCAGCCGCATCACCGGCAGCGCCGGGGTGGTCAGGGCGGTCAGCCCGGCCAGCGCGAAGGCCTCCCGGGAGGCGGTCGACCGGAACCGCAGCACCAGCTCCTCCGCCGTCAGCTGCTCCGGCTCCGGGCCCGGTTCGTCGTCCGCTGCGCACCGCGCCGAGGAGAGCAGCAGCGCCGAGCCGAACACCCGGCCACCGGTCGGGCTGCCCACCAGCTGGGCCCAGTTGGCCAGCCAGTCGGCGGACGGCTCCAGGACCGGCAGCGGCACCGTACCGGCCGGCCGTGGCGCGCCCACCGGGGCGAAGCCGTACCCGACGGCCGGCTGTCCGGCCTCCGAGGCGGTGAACTCGCCGGCCGCCGCCGGGACCGCCGCCAACCGCCACAGCCGCTCGGGCAACGGCTGGACGACCGCGACCGGCACCCGACGGGCCATCCCGAGCAGCGTCCGGTGCCAGGCGTCGCCGGCCGGACCGGGCCGCCACTGCGGGCCCATGCAGTCGCTCAGCACGAGCACGGCGCTGCGCCCGTCGGTGGGCCGGCAGTCGGTCAGCGTGCCGGCCGCGCCGAGCCGGGCGGTCGCCACCGTCCGGAAGGCGCCGGTCTGCTGGAGCACCGCCCGCAGCTCCCGGGCCAGCGGGCGCCACATCCCCATCGTCGGGCCGCAGTCCAACACCAGATGGACGTCGAGCCAGCGCTCGGTGTCGGGGCGCAGCACCGGCAGCCAGCGCACCGCCGCCGGGTCGCGCGGTGCGGCCGGCGAACGCAGCGCCTCGGCGAGGCGCTCCGCGGTGGCGGTCTCGTCCAGCAGGCGGCGCCGGGGGTGCGGGACGCGGCGCTTGAGCGGGCGCAGGGCGCGCTGCAGCATCAGCGGCCGGGCCAGCATCGGCGGGCTGGCGGCGGAGACCGGCGCGGCGTCGGCGAGGCGGTCGGCCGGGTCGTCGGACGGCAGGTGCAGGGCGGTCCGGGTGGGGGCGGTCTCCTTGCCCCCGGCGGCGGCCCAGCCGTCACCGCCGGCGCCGCTGCCGCCCGTGCCGTCGCCGTCCTCGTCCCCCTCACCGGCCGGCGCGGCGGCCCCCGGCTCCGCGTCGGCACCGGCCTCCGCGCCGCGGGCGGCCAGCCAGAGCAGCTCGGCCAGCTCGACCGGGCCCGGCTCGCCCAGCCCCAGCCCGGTCAGCACGGCCGCCAGCCGGTCGAGGGCGCCGCCGTCAGTAGACATCGTCGTCCCGGCCCCGGCTGAGGTAGGGCATCACCCGGGCGGCCAGCGCGGCCCGGTCGGCGGCGTCGGCCATCTCGGGCCGGGAGGTCAGGTAGATGGCGTTGAGCAGCTGGTCGGTGGCCAGTTCGCCCTCCTCCCGACGGGACAGGAAGACCTGCACCAGCTCGTCCACCAGCTCGGAGTCGGCCTCCGGCAGGTGGGACTTGACGATCGCCTCCAGCTCGGGGCCCTCCGGCCGGCGCAGCTCCAGCACCACGCAGCGGCGCAGGAAGGCGGCGGGGAACTCGCGTTCCGCGTTGCTGGTGAGCACGGTGAACGGGAACGCGCGGCAGCGCACCCGGCCGCCCCTGATCTGCGCCCGGGTGCCGCCGTCCGCGGTCAGCACCCGGGCCTCGGGCTGCTGCGGCGCGGCGCGGACCAGTTCCTCGATCTCGTACTGCCCCTCCTCCAGGACGTGCAGCAGGTCGTTGGGCAGATCCAGGTCACCCTTGTCGATCTCGTCGATCAGCAGCACCCGCGGGTGCGCGTACGGGAGCAGCGCGGTGCCGAGCGGGCCGAGCCGCAGGTGCTCGTCCAGATCGGAGGAGGGGGCGTCCGGGCCGGCCTGGTTGGCGGCGTACAGGCGGGACAGCGGGTCGTACTGGTAGAGGCCGTCGCGCAGGCTGGAGCGGCTGGTGATGTTCCAGCGGAGCACCGGGCCGAGGCCGAGCTCGCGGGCCACCGCGTACGGCAGGCTGGACTTGCCGCCGCCCGGCGGGCCGGTGACCAGCAGCGGCCGGCGCAGGTGAAGGGCGGCGTTGACCAGTTCGACGGTCTCCCGGGTGGGCCGGAAGGTCTGCGCCCGGTGGCCGACCGGGGTCGGGCCCAAGCCGGTCGGGCCGGCCGGCGGGGGCAGTACGGGGGCGCCGTCGAAGGCCCGCCAGGGCGGCGGGGCGGGCAACTCGGCGATGCCGTGGTGGGGTTCGGCGGCGCCGCGGTAGATCCGCTTCAACGGCATGGGTGTGCGCTCCTGATCGGGTGTCGCATCGCTGGTCGTCGGTGTCGGCCGGGGCCCGGGGTGCCCCGTCACGGGTCGGTGGTGCGGGTCGGTGGTGCGGTCGGGACGGTGCGGAACGGGCGCGCCGGACTCGGAACGACCGCCGGGTCCTCCCAGAGCAGCACCAGGTCCGCCGCCCAGTGCCCCCGAGGATCGTCACTCTCCTCCACCCGGTGCCGCAACTCCTTGACCCTGCGCGGGAGATCGAGCGGGGAAACATCGACCAGTTCGTCCGCCAGTCTGGCGAGGAACCGACCCCCGCGACAGGCGCGCGCGGGCGCGTGCTCGGTGGTGCAGGGGCACCGGGCCCAGAGCACGGCCGGGGCGCCGGCCTTGAGCGCGGCGGCCAGCAGCCGG
Proteins encoded:
- a CDS encoding sugar kinase → MTTPAAVCIGESMAVLLPERTGPLEHAETFRRGFGGAESNVACALAGLGVPAAWISRVGADGLGRSLVAQIAAHGVDTSAVAVDPDRPTGLYLKETGAGGDHPHDLGAGRSRLHYYRRGSAASAMGPEVLADPAAAPLLDGASLIHLTGITPALSDSCHRLVRSLLAVPGRRISFDLNWRPALWAGRDRQALRFLMNGSQIVLLGADEAREVLGTDDPEGLRRLLPRPEVLVLKDDGRRSTAIARDGSVLAEPALRVEVVEPTGAGDAFAAGYLAGVVRGLPQAGCLRLGHLSAASALTVRGDLGAAPPADVVERLLAADPAGWAATRVDADGFHPAAAR
- a CDS encoding tryptophan 2,3-dioxygenase, whose amino-acid sequence is MNRDAADRPNLSFRDGEEPGTGTPYARYVHLDTLHSLQQPRSKVAAEYSFIVTTQVMELLFDLLHHEWTAAQHALREDDLTAALAAVRRGTHVQDVLVESWDLLATMTPAEFNGFRSVLGEASGFQSAAFLRLEFLLGNKSESLLRMYQEAPATHADLMSALRSPSLYDDALALLDRRGVAVPHEPATTRHRASDEVEQAWHTVYADPELAELARLGEALLDTAERVTRWRQRHYAAVKRSMGSKPGTGGSSGLNWLKQSADQDVFPELWNVRNAL
- the kynU gene encoding kynureninase — encoded protein: MTPTRTACEALDAADPLAGLRAEFALPAGVLYLDGNSLGALPRGTSERVRRMVEQEWGDGLIRSWNDAGWYELPQGLGERLSPLLGAAPGQVVVCDSTSVNLFKVLGAALRMRPGRRTVLAERSAFPTDLYIAEGVTSLFEGVEPVLLPTAADLDRLLDAEVAAVVLSHVDYRTGELLDMAAITERVHRAGALMIWDVCHSAGALPVEFDRCQVDFAVGCTYKYLNGGPGAPAFLYAAERHQADARQPLSGWFGHARPFAFEPGYAPTEGVRRFLTGTPPLLGMAALEASLDVWAKVDLHAVRAKSLALSSLFLELVEPLGLPTVTPREERRRGSQVSLRHPDGYAVMQALIERGVIGDFRAPDLLRFGFTPLYVSYTDVWDAARQLAEVLDSGEWRQERFSRQGAVT
- a CDS encoding RidA family protein, which translates into the protein MKTEVRTDGAPAPAWVFSQGVRKGPLLQVSGQGPQDPATSAYLYPGDVKAQTLRTLENVRAVLEAGGATVEDVLMFRVYLTRREDFGPMNEVYGEFIDRHVPEGGVKPCRTTVFVELPHEAMLVEIDAQAYIG
- a CDS encoding Lrp/AsnC family transcriptional regulator; protein product: MDAVDRLLLAELQADARLSYNELSRRVNLSAPAVAERVRRLEADGVIAGYHAHVDPARAGVTVMALVSIQCNAPRCLLRDPEVPGWPEVFQLHRVTGGACCTLLVGVPDMAAFERLIDKLAGYGQPTSSMILSSPVPWRPVVAP
- a CDS encoding AAA family ATPase — protein: MPLKRIYRGAAEPHHGIAELPAPPPWRAFDGAPVLPPPAGPTGLGPTPVGHRAQTFRPTRETVELVNAALHLRRPLLVTGPPGGGKSSLPYAVARELGLGPVLRWNITSRSSLRDGLYQYDPLSRLYAANQAGPDAPSSDLDEHLRLGPLGTALLPYAHPRVLLIDEIDKGDLDLPNDLLHVLEEGQYEIEELVRAAPQQPEARVLTADGGTRAQIRGGRVRCRAFPFTVLTSNAEREFPAAFLRRCVVLELRRPEGPELEAIVKSHLPEADSELVDELVQVFLSRREEGELATDQLLNAIYLTSRPEMADAADRAALAARVMPYLSRGRDDDVY
- a CDS encoding alanine racemase translates to METIDRARVAELAEERLDWRFKAVPTAAWGRTVAEYLAGGPTLDDLGTPLVTLDAGALDHNLRTMADWCARAGVELAPHGKTSMAPALWQRHLDAGAVAITLANLPQLRVGRAFGVRRIHLANTLLDPAGLRWLSGELAADPEFRFASWVDSTDSVALMDRALRGAPAPVDVCVELGAPGGRTGARTVAEAVEVARAVHAAPGLRLAGVSGYEGPLGPDGSDASVATVIRYLAHLAELHHELAGLFETEEVWVTAGGSAFFDTVADHLAPLAGPRTRVVLRSGAYAAHDDGFYRGISPFGRTPGAEPFRAALHGWSRVVSRPEPGLALLDGGRRDFPYDLGLPQPQLVRGRGPVAGTVTALNDQHAFLRDAEVRIGEIVRLGVSHPCTAFDKWNLIPVLDDSDAELPRVVDLVRTFF
- a CDS encoding TIR-like protein FxsC, producing the protein MSTDGGALDRLAAVLTGLGLGEPGPVELAELLWLAARGAEAGADAEPGAAAPAGEGDEDGDGTGGSGAGGDGWAAAGGKETAPTRTALHLPSDDPADRLADAAPVSAASPPMLARPLMLQRALRPLKRRVPHPRRRLLDETATAERLAEALRSPAAPRDPAAVRWLPVLRPDTERWLDVHLVLDCGPTMGMWRPLARELRAVLQQTGAFRTVATARLGAAGTLTDCRPTDGRSAVLVLSDCMGPQWRPGPAGDAWHRTLLGMARRVPVAVVQPLPERLWRLAAVPAAAGEFTASEAGQPAVGYGFAPVGAPRPAGTVPLPVLEPSADWLANWAQLVGSPTGGRVFGSALLLSSARCAADDEPGPEPEQLTAEELVLRFRSTASREAFALAGLTALTTPALPVMRLLQRAGFARPQPQHLAEIVVSGLLREHTGRRGYFDFRAGVRDVLLGTVPRSVAHQAVDLLTRIGGELADASDRATAPLGSFRALAPTDRGGVAALLEQRPFALVDPDALQLLGTPGRAELQPYEAVAEPEPAPVPPLRPSGPHPPPVPPAAEGLPDPERSRAVLLLTTSRQEAGEPRRSDEYRALRELAALAEALADPYLVGLDRRHIWLGEDDPEGFLRALRRAAQEAEDALIVHLGGPAPVPGTEAAPAAGERAPSVGWQAVAALVAGASAAKRLLILDGFAEPSAEPVPTPSVQLDGHLVMGVRDPAERSVAGCLAAALRQGDPALGRELTTSQVISLALFEQPAPSFGVREPEGGRSFPLSRNAALPIGLGPVGGRPTHSGPRRRETQPLETPRPYFFLSYSRGPAADRWVDQLFDDLSEEVLQLTDLPASVPAGFADRGAELDSWARWQITEALAGCRVFVPLYSPRYFADERCGREWYGFARRAERSARTATGWSSGIVPVPWLPTEAAALPDPARRLGLEHVGPGSDPLGAGLYALMRTGRGRGPYELTVHRLAVRIVQVAHETRIPAGRPLSWEALENAFATSPPPVG
- a CDS encoding IclR family transcriptional regulator; its protein translation is MSSSTVARAMLLLAELGRGERTLEQLAAVLDAHKSTALRLLRPMEEARVVQRDAAHRYRLGPQLFALAGQALEQRGVRAVAAPHLRELNAVTGQTVHLAAYEGGEVVYIDKYDSRHPVRMYSRIGLRAALHSAAVSKVLLADLPPAERREVVAGVEFTPFTANTLTTPEALLAELEQVARQGWAQDHAEHEPFINCVAAPVRDATGRVAAAVSVSVPDVLLTHEQVLALLPRLLATAAAVSADCGHPAPG